Proteins co-encoded in one Jeotgalibacillus malaysiensis genomic window:
- a CDS encoding phosphoglycerate mutase, with translation MTTIYLVRHAHSYYTPDEINRPLSEKGLMDADAVTDCLKHENIHAVCSSPYKRAVQTVEGIAAYIEKEIELIEDFKERTLTVNPAENFQKAITKLWKDPSFSWEGGESNDIAQKRGVKAIKEVLKKYRGQNVVIGTHGNIMVLIMNDFDSQYDFTFWNQLAMPDIFKLDFEGDSLKQVKRLGASI, from the coding sequence TTGACAACTATCTATTTGGTCAGACACGCCCACTCTTACTACACCCCGGATGAAATAAACCGTCCGCTCTCTGAAAAAGGGTTGATGGATGCTGATGCGGTGACAGACTGCTTAAAACACGAAAATATCCATGCAGTCTGTTCAAGTCCTTACAAACGTGCAGTGCAGACAGTTGAGGGAATTGCCGCTTACATAGAAAAAGAGATTGAACTAATTGAAGATTTTAAGGAGCGGACGTTAACGGTTAACCCTGCTGAAAATTTCCAGAAAGCAATCACAAAATTATGGAAGGATCCGTCTTTTTCATGGGAAGGCGGAGAATCGAATGATATTGCACAGAAAAGAGGTGTAAAAGCGATAAAAGAAGTGCTGAAGAAGTATAGAGGGCAGAACGTTGTGATTGGGACGCACGGTAACATCATGGTGCTGATCATGAACGATTTTGATTCTCAGTATGACTTTACCTTCTGGAATCAGCTTGCAATGCCTGATATTTTCAAGCTCGATTTTGAAGGAGATTCATTAAAACAGGTCAAGAGATTAGGAGCATCTATATGA